The nucleotide window GCGGCCAACGCCGGCAGCGTGGCGACCGTCACGGGCAACCCCCAGAACGTCCTCGTGGGCGTGACGGCAGGCATCGGCTACCTGCGGTTCCTGGTCCGGCTCGGGCCGGTGGCGCTCATCGGCCTGGCCGTCAGCGCCGCCGCCGTGCTCGTCGCCTTCAGGCGCGAGCTCCGTGTCCCACCTCAAACCCCGCCTGCCGAGCCCCTCCCCGAGGTCGACCGCGTTCGGCTGGTGGCCACCGCGGGCGTCGGGCTGGCCATGCTCGGCGCCTTCGTGGCTGGAGCTCCGGTCGCGGTGGCCGCGCTGGCGGCCGCGGCCGTCCTCCTCGTCGCTCACGGCCCCGCAGCTGGCACGCTCCTGCGCCGCGTCGACTACGAGCTCCTCGTCCTGTTCGCGTGCCTCTTCGTGGTGGTCGCCGCCGTGGCCGCCGGCGGCTGGCCGGCCGCCGCGCTGGCGGCGTGGCCGCCCGCGGAGCCGGCCACCGGCGCGGCCTCCGCCGCCGGCCTGGCCGCGCTCACGGCCGTCACGGCCGGACTCTCCACCCTCGTGAGCAACGTGCCGGCCGTCCTGATGCTCCTGCCGGGACTCGACCTACCGGCGCTCGCTCCCGCCGCGCGCCAGGCGACGGCGCTCACGGTGGCCATGGCGAGCACGCTCGCCGGCAACCTCACCCTGGTCGCCTCGGTAGC belongs to Trueperaceae bacterium and includes:
- a CDS encoding anion transporter — encoded protein: MTPAAPGLYTLVVAGLTLAGVGFGRLPGVRLDRAAVAVAGATALLVGGSIGLEEALAAVDGEVLALLFALMVVNAALSGAGAFRLLASAATRRVVGPRRLLLLLVLSAGVSSALFLNDTVVLMLTPLVVRAARRLGLPPLPYLVALALAANAGSVATVTGNPQNVLVGVTAGIGYLRFLVRLGPVALIGLAVSAAAVLVAFRRELRVPPQTPPAEPLPEVDRVRLVATAGVGLAMLGAFVAGAPVAVAALAAAAVLLVAHGPAAGTLLRRVDYELLVLFACLFVVVAAVAAGGWPAAALAAWPPAEPATGAASAAGLAALTAVTAGLSTLVSNVPAVLMLLPGLDLPALAPAARQATALTVAMASTLAGNLTLVASVANLIVAESARRLGVEVGFWAYLRVGPPVTLVTLALGWLWLVAW